From one Halosimplex rubrum genomic stretch:
- a CDS encoding TrmB family transcriptional regulator → MTDDGEAEAVEALQRLGLSKYEAGVFVALERLGTGTARDVDRMTDVPRSQVYGAAENLEERGLVEVQQSNPIQYRAVPLAEARETLAERFEREQDRAFEYLEAARRGADHEDEHQEGVWTVHGRDNVSSRVRQIVADAEESVLYAGGTDLLDDEVAAALRERAEEVDVWVCSAHVDDPELAEAFADSAVTLAPFPDDPTDDAAGRLLAVDGHTILLSVLGGEELPGVRKETAIWSADTGIATVLLELLRSHVVDDIDAEL, encoded by the coding sequence ATGACTGACGACGGCGAGGCCGAGGCGGTCGAGGCGCTCCAGCGGCTCGGGCTCTCGAAGTACGAGGCGGGGGTGTTCGTCGCCCTCGAACGGCTCGGGACCGGGACCGCCCGCGACGTGGACCGGATGACCGACGTGCCCCGCTCGCAGGTGTACGGCGCCGCCGAGAACCTCGAAGAGCGCGGCCTCGTCGAGGTCCAGCAGTCCAACCCGATCCAGTACCGCGCGGTCCCGCTGGCGGAGGCCCGCGAGACGCTCGCCGAGCGCTTCGAGCGCGAGCAGGACCGCGCGTTCGAGTACCTCGAGGCGGCCAGGCGGGGCGCCGACCACGAGGACGAACACCAGGAGGGCGTCTGGACCGTTCACGGCCGCGACAACGTCTCCTCGCGGGTCCGGCAGATCGTCGCCGACGCCGAGGAGAGCGTCCTCTACGCGGGCGGGACGGACCTGCTCGACGACGAGGTCGCCGCGGCCCTGCGCGAGCGGGCCGAGGAGGTCGACGTGTGGGTCTGCAGCGCGCACGTCGACGACCCGGAACTCGCCGAGGCGTTCGCCGATTCGGCGGTCACGCTCGCGCCGTTCCCGGACGACCCGACCGACGACGCCGCCGGGCGGCTGCTCGCCGTCGACGGCCACACGATCCTGCTCAGCGTCCTCGGCGGCGAGGAACTGCCGGGCGTCCGCAAGGAGACCGCCATCTGGAGCGCCGACACCGGGATCGCGACGGTCCTGCTGGAGCTGTTGCGAAGTCACGTCGTCGACGACATCGACGCAGAACTGTAG
- a CDS encoding FlaD/FlaE family flagellar protein, protein MTINPRDYDLNELREMARKRDDLDAEDPRPSDGRPEDPRPDDPSEAEWGPLDDVGDASMSAGDSFRAGLYRELLPLVGGSEDLEKPYLRAVPDTYAAEFVVFEWLEFLLMHAGYKGAADALSYYESIDWITEDVAGQLNDYLLGIDESGSNDGNDLDVDDHMLSLVYVAKLTGMQ, encoded by the coding sequence ATGACGATCAACCCCCGGGACTACGACTTAAACGAGCTGCGCGAGATGGCGCGCAAGCGCGACGACCTCGACGCCGAGGACCCGCGACCGAGCGACGGCCGACCGGAGGACCCGCGGCCGGACGACCCGAGCGAGGCGGAGTGGGGGCCCCTCGACGACGTGGGCGACGCGAGCATGTCCGCCGGTGACTCGTTCCGCGCGGGGCTCTACCGCGAACTCCTCCCGCTGGTCGGCGGCTCCGAGGACCTCGAAAAGCCGTATCTGCGGGCCGTGCCCGACACGTACGCCGCCGAGTTCGTCGTCTTCGAGTGGCTGGAGTTCCTGCTGATGCACGCCGGCTACAAGGGCGCCGCCGACGCGCTGAGCTACTACGAGTCGATCGACTGGATCACCGAGGACGTGGCCGGCCAGCTCAACGACTACCTCCTGGGGATCGACGAGAGCGGGTCGAACGACGGCAACGACCTCGACGTGGACGACCACATGCTCAGTCTCGTCTACGTCGCCAAGCTCACCGGGATGCAGTAG
- a CDS encoding ParA family protein, with protein MARSTGSARICVTNAKGGTGKTTVAINVAGALSERGRDVLFVDLDPQGNATEGLGLLEEYDAAPPTLFDVLTDGDQRDRMGELVVEHPEMDVVPSNIDMLQAERELTIADLVARATEGDADIDPAALSALAVNVTPDTVAGGHALDTLDDALAAVEDDYDYVVVDSPPFYGKLTDTGIYATRNILVPALTEATSERAIELLIDQMTALEGQTGIAVDTLGVVANRVETTGEDETMLEWFEAVFSDDAVWEVRKRVALQRAFSAGESIFAYDPSVDMADVFLDIAADLDRQFDYAEVTA; from the coding sequence GTGGCGAGAAGCACCGGATCGGCGCGCATCTGCGTGACCAACGCGAAGGGCGGGACCGGCAAGACGACCGTCGCGATCAACGTCGCGGGGGCACTCTCAGAGCGCGGTCGCGACGTGCTGTTCGTCGACCTGGACCCGCAGGGTAACGCGACCGAGGGGCTCGGCCTGCTCGAGGAGTACGACGCGGCGCCGCCGACGCTGTTCGACGTGCTGACCGACGGCGACCAGCGCGACCGGATGGGCGAGCTGGTGGTCGAGCACCCCGAGATGGACGTGGTCCCGAGCAACATCGACATGCTCCAGGCCGAGCGCGAGCTGACCATCGCGGATCTGGTGGCCCGCGCGACCGAGGGCGACGCGGACATCGACCCGGCGGCGCTGTCGGCGCTGGCGGTCAACGTCACGCCCGACACGGTCGCGGGCGGCCACGCGCTGGACACGCTCGACGACGCGCTCGCGGCCGTCGAGGACGACTACGACTACGTCGTCGTCGACTCGCCGCCGTTCTACGGCAAACTGACCGACACCGGCATCTACGCGACCCGGAACATCCTCGTTCCGGCGCTGACGGAGGCCACCTCCGAGCGGGCCATCGAGCTGCTCATCGACCAGATGACCGCGCTGGAGGGCCAGACGGGCATCGCCGTCGACACGCTCGGCGTCGTGGCGAATCGGGTCGAGACCACGGGCGAGGACGAGACGATGCTGGAGTGGTTCGAGGCGGTCTTCTCCGACGACGCCGTCTGGGAGGTCCGCAAGCGCGTGGCGCTCCAGCGGGCGTTCTCGGCGGGCGAGTCGATCTTCGCCTACGACCCGTCGGTCGACATGGCCGACGTGTTCCTCGATATCGCGGCGGATCTGGACCGGCAGTTCGACTACGCGGAGGTAACAGCATGA
- a CDS encoding chemotaxis protein CheW translates to MTDDDERMDRARRIREMREGSRPDDEAQDDDRTDADDDSADATADESAAAEPDEVPEGDAGSDEVPEGDAGSDEVPEGDAESGEPAVDEPGEPDGAAETEADGGPDATDDGGDSTEGGADPAADDEPSETGPSADEAAEAVANLDIDEEAVGGGGGDDGDGTIHIPGADVGDVDVDVAEMARQAGLSSGGSASGDGEPADGTEAAEMGIGAAGRAAAEQETGEETRVLEFALGDEQYCLDIEYVEEIVKRETVTRVPNTPDCVEGVVDLRGQITTILDPKVLLDIDQAGSKDLIVVFDPEAFDDQGAVGWVVDDVNQVTPITEEEVNDSPVDQDHINGVVDRDGDFVIWTTPELDLDEVAG, encoded by the coding sequence ATGACCGACGACGACGAACGCATGGACCGGGCCCGCCGCATCCGCGAGATGCGCGAGGGATCCCGGCCGGACGACGAGGCACAGGACGACGACCGAACCGACGCGGACGACGACTCCGCCGACGCGACGGCCGACGAATCGGCGGCCGCCGAGCCCGACGAGGTGCCGGAAGGCGACGCCGGGTCCGACGAGGTGCCGGAAGGCGACGCCGGGTCCGACGAGGTGCCGGAAGGCGACGCCGAGTCCGGCGAACCGGCGGTCGACGAACCGGGCGAGCCGGACGGAGCGGCGGAGACGGAGGCCGACGGCGGCCCCGACGCGACCGACGACGGCGGCGACTCGACCGAGGGAGGCGCCGACCCCGCGGCGGACGACGAGCCGTCCGAGACCGGACCGTCCGCCGACGAGGCCGCCGAGGCCGTGGCGAACCTGGACATCGACGAGGAAGCGGTCGGCGGTGGCGGCGGCGACGACGGCGACGGCACTATCCACATCCCCGGCGCCGACGTGGGCGACGTGGACGTCGACGTGGCAGAGATGGCCCGTCAGGCCGGCCTGAGCTCCGGCGGCTCGGCGTCGGGAGACGGCGAACCGGCCGACGGCACCGAGGCCGCCGAGATGGGCATCGGCGCGGCGGGCCGGGCGGCGGCGGAACAGGAGACGGGCGAGGAGACCCGCGTGCTGGAGTTCGCGCTGGGCGACGAGCAGTACTGTCTCGACATCGAGTACGTCGAGGAGATCGTCAAGCGCGAGACGGTCACGCGCGTGCCGAACACGCCCGACTGCGTCGAGGGCGTCGTCGACCTGCGCGGGCAGATCACGACCATCCTCGATCCGAAGGTCCTGCTCGACATCGACCAGGCGGGGAGCAAGGACCTCATCGTCGTCTTCGACCCCGAGGCGTTCGACGACCAGGGCGCCGTCGGCTGGGTCGTCGACGACGTGAACCAGGTGACGCCGATCACCGAGGAGGAGGTCAACGACTCGCCCGTCGACCAGGACCACATCAACGGCGTCGTCGACCGCGACGGCGATTTCGTCATCTGGACGACCCCCGAACTCGACCTCGACGAAGTGG